The region ATCCACCCTCAACCGAGGCTATGCCGTGGTGCAGGGAGCGGACGGTCATGTAATCGACGATGCGAACGCCGTGAACACCGGCGACCAGCTCACCATGACATTGAAGCACGGCGTGATCGTGTCCGAAGTCACCACCGTAACGAAGGAGTAGCAATGACCAACGAAACCACCCCCGCATCCAGCCTGACCGACAAGGAACGCGAAGCCATCGCACAAATGCCTTATGAAGAGGCTCGAGATCAGCTTATTCAGGCTGTGCAGGCACTTGAAGCCGGCGGACTCAACCTTGACCAGTCCATGCGCCAGTGGGAGCTTGGCGAAGCCCTCGCCAAGCGCGCCCAAAGTCTGCTCGGCGAAGTGCGTGCCAAGCTTGACGCAGCACAGGCGGAACAAGCCACTGCGGCCAATACCGCTGGAACGCAAGACAATCTGGCCTGAGCATCCCAAAATACCGTCAATATAGCATTTTCATGACTGTGCGCCACACGTTTTACAAGGCGTTACATGGCGTACAGTCATACCGAAATTTCAGATTTCTTCGTTTCGGCACCATACTCGTCCGGAATGTGTGTAGAATGAAGATTCGTTGCCTCAGTAGCTCAGTGGATAGAGCACTTCTCTCCTAAAGAAGGTGTCGTAGGTTCGATTCCTATCTGGGGCACTTTATTTTATGCGGATACGCAGCCGATACGTAGTTGTGCCAACACTCTTCTCACACGTCGAATTGCACGGTTGCCAGCAACGCCTTGTGATCACTTCCATCGATTTTCAACGATTTGACCCGACCGGCCAACATGCCGGAATCCAATACGATATGGTCAATGCCCGCAAACGTCGGCACATAATCGATATTCGCAGGCCACGTGAACACCAATCCCCCAGCCGCCTGCTTGGCCGCATCCGTAAACCGCGCTCCCAAGAAATTGCGGAACGGCGTATGATCGTCGGTCGCATTGAAATCACCCATGAACACGTACCTGCGAGACGTATCGTATCGAAGCCGTCCAAGCTCATCCAACGAACGCTTCCACTGCTGCCAATACCCATCGGTCGGAGACGTGGTATGCACTGAAACGAAACGAATCTGCGTCTGACCATCATCGAGCGCAACCGTGGCCCCTGGCATGAACGACGCGCTCGAATCAACATCATCATCAGCCGGATCACCAAGCGGGCTTGCCGACCACAAACCATTGCCATACACGCCGTCTGAACTTGCCACCTGCGCATACGGCAGCAAATCGCCAATACCAGCCTTGTTCAACTCATCCACGAAAGCATCGGTCGTTTCCTGCAATGCCAACACTTCCACGCGCTCGCTACGTACCACATCAACGATTTCCTGAGCGTCGGCATGCCCTTTAAATACGTTGCACGTCATCAAACGGGCGTAATCATCCTGAGTATTGGCGGACGCTCCTGAAACCGCCGCGATCGCAGCACGCGGAAGCTTCGTCTCATTGTAGAAAAACGGATACTGCCACCATACTTGCAACGCGATCGCTGCAATCGCAAGCAATACCGACATTGTTCGTTTCGAAACAATACCGCAAACCAACGCGATTACTGCAAGAATCGCAAACCAAGGTACCAATGAAACGATAATGGGAACATACGGCCACGCTTGAATCTCAGCAGGCAGTATGTGCGAAACCGTGCCCAGCAAAGCCGCGATCGACAGAATACCAGCCAGAAAACCGCATATGACATTACGTACGCGATGCGACTTAGCTTTCTTCAACGTGCGAATAGGCTTAACAGCCTTCGCCTGCGCTATACGCGGTTTCACTGGCGCACCCGACCGTGCCATACTTCCTCCAATATGGGCATTGCGTTCAAACAGTCGTCAAGGCCAAGCCCCTAGACGAACGCCATCGATAATAATGCGTTTTACGGTAGCACCGTGCCCATGAGCGCTCTCTCGTAACAGCATCTCCAAAACCGACGGCATTGTTCTGTTGGTGGTTTTCGCTGCCTGAGCGCCGCAATCAGTGATTGCCGGATTCGCCTTCGCACATAATTGGACTTGCACGAATCGAATAATGAAAAATCCCGAGGAGCGGCGCTCAACTCGGGATTCAAAAAAGTTTAAGTGCGGCGACGTGCTACTCTCCCACACCCTCTCGAGTGCAGTACCATCGCCGTGCTAGGCCTTAGCTTCCGGGTTCGGAATGGGACCGGGCGTCTCACCTAGGCTCTGATCACCGCAAGATGAAATAATACGCACACATGCCTCAATCACCAAATCACGGCGTGTCGCAGATTGCAATCGTCTATCGCAGCCGCACGGCATGGCGCACGGGTCCCTCCGGCGTACGCTTGCGCCGATACGCCATCCCACTTGCGTCGCGGATGTCGGATCGGTGGTGGCGGCACGCGTGCAGTCGGCGCCGTTGGCCGCACAGGAGGTGAATTTGGGTGTTCCCCGATCGTCGACCGGATCGCCGCAACCGGCTTTGACCAAAGAGGCGACTTGCACACTGGAGGTGACGGGCTTGACGAACGATCCGCCGATACCGGTTCCCGCGGTGGCCGAAAAAATGCATTCTTTTGCTCAATATATGGAGACATCATCCACGCGCAGTTTTATAGATTCCCACCAGTCACATACCGACGCGCCGTTATCAAAATTTGCGGCTCTTGCGACTACTGTTGCCCCAATAACCGATATGAAAGCACGAAAGAAGGCCAGCAATGACGATCGCCTCCTGCGGTTCCGTTTCCGCACTCACATTGGGTCTGCCGAACTCCTCTGCGGTTCCCGCAGAAAAGGCAACGTTGCCGAAAGGCCTGTTCGTGGCGAGAATACCGGTTTCAGCCAAAACAAAACAACGATTGGCGAACGACATCGAGACGATCACCATGTTATCTCTGCTGCGGCCAAGCAATACACGGCTTGCCGTCGGAACACGCATTCCGGAAGTACTGGCAATCGGATTGCGCCTGCATGCCAAGAACGCTGCCATACCGACGGATATCGTCGAGCTGATTGCCATGCAACGCAAGTCGGGAATCGTATTCGTATGTGTGCGCGACGCCGACTTCGAAGGTACGAAGCGGCAGGAGTGCGCGTTCGCCGTGCGACGCGCGCTGCCGGGACGCGCCGGCCACACACCCACATTCAAAGTGTTCGTCTCAGATTGGAAACCGGCCGGCGAAGCGATGCTGGACATCGGCGATCCTGCGGTCGATTCCATCGACGCGCTGTGGGAGTCGTTGTGCTCGCAGGTGATGCTCGGCAGCGCCTCTCCCACGGCACTGGACGCGCGCATGACACGGCGTATGCAGGCCGCACAGCTTGCCGAGCAAATCGATAAGCTCACGCGCGATCACCAACGGGCGAAGAATCCCGAACAGCGCAACGAAATCTTCACCAAGCTGCACAAGGCGAAGAACCAGTTGGAGGAACTGAGGAAGCTGGAAGCCTAGGAACCGCTAGAAACCAAGGCGCGTGCGGCCAAACTGGTCGAGCCAGCGCAGAATAGCCCCTTCCCGCAACGCCCATGGGCAGATTTCCACTTCCTTGACGTCAAGCGCCTTCATGATCTCGTCGATCACCAAGCCGCCACCGACGATCTGATACGTGCGCTCCGGCGTAACGCCCGGCAATGCGGTACGCTGGTCCGGCGAGATGGCCGCAAGACGGGGAAGCCAATCCTCAAGCTGGTCAATCGTCATGATCGAAGTGTCCACGCGGCCGGGCTGACGCACCACGGCACCGGCGAGACGAGCCAGGGAACGAATGGTCTTCGATGTGCCGACGGCATGCATCGGGTGCTTCGATTTCGGGAACGCCTTGACCATCGGTTCAAGAATCTTACGGATGTTTCTGCGCGCGTCTTCCAAATCCCTATCATTCGCAATACCGTTTTCCGGTAGGAATTCACGGGTCACACGACCGGCACCTGCCGGCACGGACAGCGCCACTGTGGGATCCTCATCCGAACCCATGGCCACCTCGAGAGAGCCACCACCGATATCGATGACCAGCAGCCGACCGGCATCCCAACCATACCAGCGGCGAGCTGCAAGGAAGGTGAGTCTGGCCTCATCCACACCGGACAGCACCGTGACCGGCTGGCCG is a window of Bifidobacterium catenulatum DSM 16992 = JCM 1194 = LMG 11043 DNA encoding:
- a CDS encoding DUF4391 domain-containing protein, encoding MTIASCGSVSALTLGLPNSSAVPAEKATLPKGLFVARIPVSAKTKQRLANDIETITMLSLLRPSNTRLAVGTRIPEVLAIGLRLHAKNAAIPTDIVELIAMQRKSGIVFVCVRDADFEGTKRQECAFAVRRALPGRAGHTPTFKVFVSDWKPAGEAMLDIGDPAVDSIDALWESLCSQVMLGSASPTALDARMTRRMQAAQLAEQIDKLTRDHQRAKNPEQRNEIFTKLHKAKNQLEELRKLEA
- a CDS encoding Ppx/GppA phosphatase family protein is translated as MVSLHSHVTRLGVLDIGSNTVHMLIVDAAPGARPEPEASTKSTVRLMQYLKADGTIKKAGVEAVVAAVEKAMGLVKEYEITQLLVLATSALREAPNGSRILKRIENVVGQPVTVLSGVDEARLTFLAARRWYGWDAGRLLVIDIGGGSLEVAMGSDEDPTVALSVPAGAGRVTREFLPENGIANDRDLEDARRNIRKILEPMVKAFPKSKHPMHAVGTSKTIRSLARLAGAVVRQPGRVDTSIMTIDQLEDWLPRLAAISPDQRTALPGVTPERTYQIVGGGLVIDEIMKALDVKEVEICPWALREGAILRWLDQFGRTRLGF
- a CDS encoding endonuclease/exonuclease/phosphatase family protein, which translates into the protein MARSGAPVKPRIAQAKAVKPIRTLKKAKSHRVRNVICGFLAGILSIAALLGTVSHILPAEIQAWPYVPIIVSLVPWFAILAVIALVCGIVSKRTMSVLLAIAAIALQVWWQYPFFYNETKLPRAAIAAVSGASANTQDDYARLMTCNVFKGHADAQEIVDVVRSERVEVLALQETTDAFVDELNKAGIGDLLPYAQVASSDGVYGNGLWSASPLGDPADDDVDSSASFMPGATVALDDGQTQIRFVSVHTTSPTDGYWQQWKRSLDELGRLRYDTSRRYVFMGDFNATDDHTPFRNFLGARFTDAAKQAAGGLVFTWPANIDYVPTFAGIDHIVLDSGMLAGRVKSLKIDGSDHKALLATVQFDV
- a CDS encoding exodeoxyribonuclease VII small subunit encodes the protein MTNETTPASSLTDKEREAIAQMPYEEARDQLIQAVQALEAGGLNLDQSMRQWELGEALAKRAQSLLGEVRAKLDAAQAEQATAANTAGTQDNLA